The genomic interval GAAATGGAGTTTATATGCCAATTTAGATTATCTTGAgttatcataaaaataaaatagaaatggcTTTGAATTTAAAGATTTCCATGTCAAATTAAACGGATCCTGGTAACCTTAGACTTTCAGATCCCTGATTTGGGTTGGGGTACCTGCAGAACCTGAATGAATACTTCCTGGAATATCAGAGTAACTATGCTCTAAAACAGGGatccccaaagtcggtcctggaggtccggcatcctgcatgttttagtctctccctggtttaacgcacctggatccaatgaggctcgttagaggcctaagaagaacattgacttgCTGTAAAGGTTGtcggtaccaccagggagagaactaaaacatgcaggacgccGGTCCTCGAGGactgaattagattttttttttattattttattgtatttggctttttcatttttcaatgtCCAGGTAATATCGGGACTCTGGGTAGGGATCGTCAAGCTGCAGGTTGTGGCACTTTGGCAGATGAAGGTATCAGTCTGTCCAAAATCTGTCCTTTACGGTAAATGCGGTAAATGTAGACACTTCTTCGGAGACTACagtaaactgttttcttttaaaaggaaaattggAGTTCAGCTTGTTTGTGAGACAAGAATATTAGAGCAGGAAACCGTCTAAAACAAGAAGGGCGGTGTGTTCATCTGTGCTACCCGCAAATCAGTCCGACCTTGTGGTAATGCGCATGCGCGAGGCATGTTTCTTATGCACACGCTCATTCGCTGCCCACTGCGTGCGGAAGTGTCACTGCTGCGTTCAGGTTGTTCCGTTGGGAAGGAAATTCCAATGCTCCGATTTCCCAGTCAGGAAACTTAAATAGGGAGAAACTCCGACTAGAGTTAAACTTGTGAGACCGACTATCTACTATCCTACTATCtactagaccaggggtgggcactcctggtcctcgagggccggtgtcctgcaacttttagatgcatctctacttcaacacacctgagtcaaataatgaggtcgttaacaggactctggagaacttgactgcacttaggaggagattcagctgttggattcaggtgtgttggaccagggagacatctaagagttgcaggacaccggccctcgaggaccaggagtgcccacccctgtacTAGACTATCCTATCTCTCTGAGCTGCTACATATACACTGTCCTCCTCGAGCTCTTAGATCAGCGAGCCAAATGAACCTGGAGGTGCCGAGGACTTccaggaggcagagaggagacaggGCGTTTGCTGTTGCAGCTCCCAAACTTTGGAATTCTTTACCTATGTTGGTAAAACAGGCCCCCTctttagcaatttttaaatctgctcttaaGACTTACCTTTTTCGGTTGGCATTTGATTCAGTTTgagatgctgcttttctgtatttatctgggtatgtttatgtattatatagagcaggggtgtcaaactccagtcctcgagggccgctgtcctgcaacttttagatgtgcctctgctgcaccacacctgaatagaataattaggtcattaaggctctggagaactgatctacacaaggaggaggtaattaagccatttcattgcagtgttttgtaactttggcacatctaaaaactgcaggactgcggcccttgaggactggagtttgacacctgtgatatAGAGTGTTTTACGTCACtgcattgttggtttttatgtgttttaattttgatttttatttgtttaatcttgtgattgtacagcactttggtcagtggtactgttttaaagtgctatataaataaacttgccttgccttgccttcaCGTGTCGTTACGGCCGATCCTCACATCAACAGTAGTAAACTGTTGGTGGTGGAAACTTTAATTATACAAGACGTACGTGCGAGAGCGTCTAAATCAATATTACTTGTTGCTCCTTTAACTATTAACTGAACACGTTAGCATTAGTGCTTGGACGTGgaaatgaatgtttaaaatgtttgtaagaGCTACTGCACACAATGTACCTCGGGTCTGATGTCAAACCGAGCTCTGATTTACGTGTATGTTCCAGGTAACTTAAACGCAACGCAGCTCAAGCAACAGTTCGCGAATCCTTCCCACTTTTACAGTGAAGTTCAGAAGAATGAACGTTCCTCTGCGCTTTTTCAGAAGCAAACATGgttgctgcagctgcaactttggttattttctgtttcttccactttggatttattttaggTAAGAATTTATGATTGTTGTGTCGTGTTTAGTGCTTCATTATTTTGGTGTGGATTTCTCCCTTGTAATCTAATTTTTAAGAGatataagatttatttttcataatgtaTTTTGCCAAATAATACCGAAAGCAGTATTTCcatgtggtggtggtgggggggtttgaacattttatttttccattttgtgtaAAGGTTGTGATTTTTAAGAgggctttattttcttttttttttaagcctctTATCTTTCTGATCTGTTCTCATCTTTTTGGCCACATGAAGTTTTTTGGCAAACGAACCTCATCTGAACGCAAATTTacactttaataaataatatccACCAAGATATTCATTATTACGAACCACGGAGGACCCTAAACTGAAGGTAATTAACCTAAGGTTTCTGCGCTTCGCGTGGTGGTCCCGTTATGGCAGGCAGTTTTAAGATAAAATCGGTTGCGTCCGACTATTCGTAATTACAGTGGTAATTACAATATAGATAtctaaaaaagcattttgattAGACAAAACTACAATAAAAGTTAATCTCTAACGTAATTTGTCATATTTACGTTCGAGATATCTAAAATTGTAATTACGAATGTGTCCCATTAAATAAGTCATTTGGGATGTTTTGAAAGGAATTTTGACTCGTCCAAATATAAGTAAAGATATCTTGAAGTATTATTCTTACTAGTCAGAATGTAAAGACGGATATCTATAATTAACATTCCAGTTAGTCAAAATGCATTTGTAGATGTCTACAATGTAATTACTGTTAGTCAGACGAAACCGAATTTATATTAAAACGGCCTGCCATACAGggctgcgtttttttttttttttttttttttttgcgtttgtTTCCTTGTGCGTTAGGAGACAAATGACCCGGTCTAACACTTtaattctattggctgagaggttgagCTATGAGAGGTCATGTTGTGACTAAGTTGTGACTTTTGGATCTGTGGTTTCCTCTGAGCAGAGACGAGACCAGAACGGCAGGAGAAAGGTTTGAGAAAGTccagtgaatatttgaaagagcagaagtttggAGTACAAGTATcgcaagttttgagaagaaggACAGTCCTGCTTTCaagctgaaaatgtgtgctctggACTTACGGCAGTAAAATGTCCTCATATAATCAGCCAACAGTTTTAACATCTGAAGGGTccaaaaatgcaaagaaaagccATTTGAAGGATGAAACCTTTCAAATGCTTAAACGTTTGTTAAAAAATGATCggatattttctgttatttaaatgCCTGCtacagttttaaacattttgtcgACCAAAAACACCCGAGCAGTTCCTCTTTAACtctctgctctgtgtttttccttcctgcagctcagaaaaacatcagagcTGAAACTGGGCAGGTTGTGATtctgctgtgcaaaacgcctgacAACAATCCTGCCATAGTCATCGAGTGGAGGAGAAATGGTTCGGTACCAGAATACCTGCTTCTGTTCAGAGACGATCAGCTGGATCCAGAAAACCAGCAGCCGTCTTTTAGGAACCGAGTGGATCTGCTGTTCAGGCCGATAAAAGACGGAAACGCGTCTTTGGTCCTGAAGAACGTGACGACTGATGATGAGGGAACGTACGAATGTCGAGTTATTGAGAGAAACCCAAACTGGGGAAAGAGAGCCGGTCTAACAGCTGAACCAGTCAGCATCATCAACCTGGACGTTGTTCCTCCTGGTGAGTCTTCATGTCACAGCAAAGatcctgctgctgtttcctgttAGCAGAGAAGATGTGGCTGCAGGAGAAATGTTTTGGTTCTTCATCCATCTCCAGTCTAACAGCTGATCCATGTTTCTGATCTGCAGGCCAAAAAGAcaagcaagaagaaaaccatGACAGCCATGGAGGACGTGATGCTCTGATCGGTGTGGCTGTCCTtgtagctgcagcagctgctgcagctggaggaaaattaaaaatggagcTGAATGTGCAGAGGAACATCAGATGAAAGAGTTTCCCTGATCAAATTTAACTTCTCTAGTTTTAGGCAACTGTTgagatttgtcttatttcttcCACCAGATACTCAAAATGAGCCACTGTTTGCTTAAAAGATGCGTTAAGCATCAAATAATTTAACtggtgacatttttttatttatagatctGAGATGGATTTATTGTTGaggtgttttgtgtttttatagcacaaccaagTAACTCTGCTGCCTTCAGCTCTTATAATAATGCTGTAGAGGGAAATCCCATCAGGTTTTAATCAAATGCTGGAATTTGATTGGGTAAAAAATCattagacaaaatgaaaaactttatttactttatatttatattaaaaggaatcaaaacaacactccaggtatgtttcttatgataacataacatgatgtaaagctaaaattGGCATAATATCCTTAATTCTGTAAAAGTAGAACAATGTACTATTAAAGTGTTCAGAAGTTAATTAAATCAcaagtaaacacatttttatctaaaatatatCCACAATCAAGTGAAACAATGGAGATAGTAACTCAAATCTCAATGGGATTAATTTGATAATTCatgtgttattttgtgtttctttgcaaCTCTGTTAAAATGTACctgtaaatatttaagtgtttttattactATACTGCAGATGGTGTAATGAATACAGCTATGATGTTCAAACTATCTTAAACATGCAAAGCTTTATATGTTCACTGAAACGCTCATCTTCTTTAATTTAGGATCTTTGTGCAGACTGCTGATGCTGTATTGcaacttttttgtttcatgatttattgatttaatgtgTAGCATGCTTTGTCTGAATTTTGAAATTAGCCAAACATGGAAGTTACAGAAAGTTATCCTGCTTCATAAACGAAGAACTTCTTCACAATACTGTAAAAGGagcagcagttttctttttgcttggTTTGTCCAACAATAGCAGTGGAGAAATCTGACCAGTCTGAAGTGAATTTAATCTTCAGGATCGGAGgcggaaataaaatgttttaaaaaatgttgactaTCAAATGAGCATGTTTATGGCTATCTGTCTCCATGCGTTTagaaaaacatgcagtgaaGTAAAGAAACGGTGACACTTGAATCAGCTTTTGGTCACAATTAAACAAGAAACAGTAAAATTATGACATAAAAACCTGGGAAGATAAAAGTGTTTTCAGTTGGTTTAGAAAAACTTCCACACAGTCAGCAAAACTAAACTGACTCACATtaatactttactttttttttttaatcgtttcactttttgaatttaacTCCAACTTTCCTTTGATATTCTAACCCACTGAAATGCAGACGGTTGTTCCTGTGAGGCAGCGTTCAGGGGGAAACAACCACATCCTGCGTCAGTCCCGTTGTCTACTCTTGATGACGTCATCAATGTGCGCCCGGCTCCTTCATTCTGTCGTGTTTTCCGTGAGGCATTAATCTGTCAGAAGCTTTTGTTCCGCCTGCAGCCTGCTGCTGGTCGCCGGTCCTGTTTTCTGTGGTCACACCGGGGAGTGTTAGCCGAACCTGGGCATGGAGGCCGGGGAGGAGAAGACGGGCTCCATGTCTGCGGCTCAGCAGCGGGCGGAGAAACGCAGGAGGAAACTGCTGCTCAACTCGGAGGACAGAATGAACAGAATCGTCGGATTCGCTAAAACCGAGCCGGATCACAGCGGTAGGCAGTCAGAGAAAACCTGAAACCTGCCGCTGATTATTTagcttgatcatttttaaaacgttttgGACGATAAAATGAATCAGAGATAAAACATCGTATCTGAACTGTCCACACCTGAATTCATAGAAAGAAggaaaacgtttttaaaaacGAAACAGATTCTACAAGTGAAAAGCCAGTAGATTTATCCCAAATTAACGAGATCATACAGCAGGGCCGGATTGAGGAGGATTAGGGCCCCTGGGCTGGAGATGGTGCCTGGTGCcctatcaaaaacaaaaggagcGTTTTACTCATGCTCTACACTGTGATGGCTAGAAATGACTAGCTCCAAGTTAGTGCAACACTATTCAatcataaataattattttaatgcctCGAGGTCAATAACGTCTGTCCTTTAGTGAAAGTTTGATCATTTATAGCAAAggctgcatctgcagctaaaacatcCTTCTAACAACAACATGAGAAAAACTCCGGCCTTCCTGCTGGATTGCCGTCAGTACAGTGGAGAGATGATCtggagattatttttattaataattggaAAGCAAAAGgtgctaaaaacatttttttcaaacagaatttgaaccagagGAAACTAAAACTATCCTAGTTGAGGAGTTCTGGACAGAACATGTTCTGTCTTGCTGCcctttcttaaaaataatttaatcagccttaattatttttcatcttgtaaaatgttgaggttttttgccattaaaggtgaaaaaagttaaattgtCTCTAAACATTTTGCTCTCTGCAGCAGCCGGCCTGCGTTCCGTTGAACCGCGCTTCCACCTGGACCTGGACAGGTCAGAGCCGTGGTCCTCGCCTTCGCCCAGGCCAGGCGCCCGCTCCCACACCGCCACGCCGGAGAGGCGGGGCTCCCCGCTGCCGGACTTCGGCCAGCCTCGCAGAGCGTCTCTGGAGGGCGACGTGGGAGGACTCCGCCACAGAGCGAAGGCGTCAGACGAGGCCGGCGGCTCGCCGCGCCGAGGCCTCCATCAATACTTATCTCGCTTTGATGACGCCATGAAGCTTCGGAGCCAGCTGGCCAATGAGAAGCCGGCGCAGGACGGCGATTCTGACGTAGAGGAGTTCGATCCGTTTCGGGTCTTCCGGCTGGTCGGCAGCGTCCTTCTCGCTGTTTTCGTCAGAGTTTTTGTCTGCAAGTATCTGGTGGGTCAACCTGCTGAAAACATGAAGCTACAGGATCCAActtatgtttttatcaaatcACAGGATTTTTAATACGATGGAGGATTAGGGCCATGctaataaaaagataaaaaatgaaaacacaagaaaacagtcacaatattacaggaataaagtcgtaataatatgagaatatagtcataatatcGTCATGATTTAACGTTTTGCATTTTCTAATGCTGCGTTGTATATTTAAGATGcacaaaaaagctgatttaaaaacttctccttgttttctctcttccaGTCAATATTTGCTCCATTTCTGACCCTTGAACTCGCCTACATGGGATTGTCAAAATACTTTCCAAAGGTAAAGTTactcttttatattttcttttaactaactgtaaataataaataattgaaactcATGGTAGGTTAGGTAGTTTTATCACCACTCTACTGTGAAATATCATAAATGaaagaatttaaacattttttatgacaaatttaagtaaaactttatattttctatgagaaaattaggaaaataaaagatctgTAATCATCTGTTTGCCAAAATGCtttgttgaatttaattttgtttattcaaaacaaatccaatttatttaaaatgaaactgaaaatacacaacaaatcaaaatgacaCCAACATATTTGAATCAGATTTAAACCTTGTTAGTCAGTTTTAGCGTTCAGTCCTTtaactttagttttctttgaatgactatttaaacatattttccagtTTGTTGATCAACTGCAGGATATTTTTTCTGCTCCTTCAGGTggagaagaaaagtaaaaccaCGGTTCTGACGGCCGCCCTGCTGCTGTCCGGCATCCCGGCCGAAGTCATCAGCCGCTCCATGGACACCTACCGCAGGATGGGCGACGTCTTCTCCGACCTCTGCGTCTACTTCTTCACCTTCATCATCTCCCACGAGATCCTGACGCTGTTCGGCTCAGAGACGCCCTGACAGAGCAGAACCACACCTTCTTCTTCCCCTCCTCATACCGATGAGGCTTACTCGTTTGCGCCCCCTGGTGTTTACATTCTGCAGCCTTATGTTGAGGCCTGCACCCAGTCCAGTGCTTAAACCTGCATGTTGATTTTACTGCTTTCAGAAACTCTGGAAGAGGTTTCATGTTCTGATTTTGTTTGCAATCCAGGTCCATCTTTATTAAAACCAATATTTCAGGCacagaacatgtaaaaaacagaatcttaccaagtatttttcatctagtttccagtacaaataatttaataaacttgaatttatacaaaactaacttacaagtaagttttcagtagcttgttttgaataaataattcctcaatTTCAATGAAAACgttccagttccactggcagattatttaacttaaaaatcaatttttccaTTAAGAGTAATTACTGCATTTTGATATATTATGGAACTCTAAATGATCGCCATTATTAACTAATAGAAACAAACAGATGCTtcactgtgaaaacaaaatcttatcaagtagttttctttagtttctggAGCAAATATCTCGGTAtccttgaaataagacaaagctagcAATAaactgcagcttgttttaagttaataattcctaaatattgatttaaaaatggtGTTATTTCCACTGGccgattatttcacttataacattaaaaaatgtcttgttataagagaaataatctgccagtggaactagaactgagttgctaggtaacggactgGGCTTGGCTGGGCTTGCTAGGTAAccggctggggttgctaggtaacggtggaGTTCTCTTTAtcaaacaatctgccagtggaactagaacttttcatcaatatttaggaattattaacttaaactCTTATatctgctgaaatgttacttgtaagttagttttgtctaattttaatcgtaataagatatttgcaccagaaactagagaaaaatatttaagattttgtgtttttgcagtgacagAGTTTAATCAGAGCCCATTAATCCCaataaaggaataaaatcataaataacaGAAAGAAGGTGTGATATGGTCTTCAGAAAATATTCTACTGTTACATTAAAAGGGAAACGTGACCGTTTTTATGATTAATAATCTCCATAATTTGTTGAAACTCATGCAGAAACCATTTCATTAGAAACTGGTGGGCGGCCATTTTACTTGGATCTGAGGAGAAACGTGTCATTATTTGAATCCGTTAGTCGAGGAATAAATGAGCTGAAATACTTTAAACTGTCTTCATGTTTAGTGCAACGTTAGTAAAGAAtgtggaagaaaagaaggaaattaGATCTGACTATGATTTTCCGTTATTGTTTACTTCAGCATTGAAACCAGATGGAAGTTTTCTGTTTGGGTCATTTTCTCTCCATCCTTCAGTTTAAAGCCATTTAAAAGCAGTCCGCTCGTTGGTGAATGTAAAATGTGTCGGCATTATGAacaaggttttctgtttttcctctgagtctgatgaaacatttagctgtggaacatatgaaaacataaagtgAGTGTTgcattgtgtgtttgtgagcataaagttccATGTTGGTGTGAACCGGTGGGTTTTGTGAGCTTCCTTCAAGCCTTTTGTACAGTATTTTCTCTGCTGTCCTTGATCCTATTTAAtcctaaattaatttattaatactgttttttCATGTAAATGAATTGGTGTGATTTATTCTGCAGCTTATCTgctctgtttcatattttttgataaatttaCTTAGTTTTTAATGGTTGTTGTTTCACTGGGAGTGTTTAAAAGTGATGTTTCAAACTGAACAGCTCAAACCAAATAAATGGCCCCTTGTCTGACTTATTCTCtacttttctgttatttgtcTAATTTGGACGATAAACTCTGAGATTAATGAGGCTCTAGCAGCACTTTCTAAATTTATTCTTCATCTTACAGTTTAACCTGAAAATATGATTTACAGGAAAAACTACTGGAACCTGCAGCAAATTTCCTCCTTGAGTTTTCACttcaagtaaaataatttatcagattaaaggaacattttgaaaatagccTTTAAGcagatattaacattttaatttctacaTTGGTGTTTTTATTGGTCTCATGAAAGTCTAGTCTTAGATATTGTCTTTtcaataaaggcttgaaaactgAGTGTAATTCACTTTATGAACAGAGTTACTGAAGTAAATTAACTgttcaacaatattttattgatgaGCAGATATCTATTGAGGGACAtctaaaaaatgtgaatattgtggaaaaagttacttttctttgtatattacatattctgttaaatatttcaagccattttcttgtaatttttataaTTAAGGCTTACAGGTAATGAAAAAACTAATATCTGtgtcagaaaattagaatattttaataaagttcaATACTGGAAACTCATGGTGTCATTTGTTTATAACTGCTTTATATTCATAATAACTAACCACTTTTCATCACTTTTCTTTATTATACCACAGCAATGTAAAGTTTCCTtcttgttattttatattttcctcataaaacactttgaactgccttattgCTGTAATATGCAGGggaaataaacttgccttgtgTTACATTTATTCTACAAATGTTAAATCCTCGTGTAAATCCATAAAACTTTGGGCTTTTCATTATTTggaaattattataattaaaatgaaaaggaacAAAGGCTTGAAATATTGAGTTATATATTGTTATATTCGTGTTTGATAATGACCAGGCGTGATGTATTGCTCAGACACTTTTATTATCTTTTCATGCGTCTGTTTCTGTGTCACTCAAGactcactttctgtttttattctttacattTATGCATTCACATGAACTCATGATCGCCACCTAGTGGACATAAGT from Xiphophorus maculatus strain JP 163 A chromosome 11, X_maculatus-5.0-male, whole genome shotgun sequence carries:
- the camlg gene encoding calcium signal-modulating cyclophilin ligand, coding for MEAGEEKTGSMSAAQQRAEKRRRKLLLNSEDRMNRIVGFAKTEPDHSAAGLRSVEPRFHLDLDRSEPWSSPSPRPGARSHTATPERRGSPLPDFGQPRRASLEGDVGGLRHRAKASDEAGGSPRRGLHQYLSRFDDAMKLRSQLANEKPAQDGDSDVEEFDPFRVFRLVGSVLLAVFVRVFVCKYLSIFAPFLTLELAYMGLSKYFPKVEKKSKTTVLTAALLLSGIPAEVISRSMDTYRRMGDVFSDLCVYFFTFIISHEILTLFGSETP